A window of the Pantoea sp. Lij88 genome harbors these coding sequences:
- a CDS encoding general stress protein: protein MTTHRGGSGNFAENPQRAAEAGSKGGKASSGNFKNNPDRAVEAGRKGGSVSRRGKAQDASV, encoded by the coding sequence ATGACGACGCATCGAGGCGGATCAGGTAATTTCGCGGAAAATCCACAACGGGCTGCAGAAGCGGGAAGCAAAGGCGGAAAGGCCAGCAGCGGAAATTTCAAAAATAATCCGGACAGAGCGGTTGAGGCCGGCCGTAAAGGTGGCTCAGTCAGTCGCCGGGGCAAAGCGCAGGATGCCAGTGTGTGA
- the eptA gene encoding phosphoethanolamine transferase EptA: protein MPRFRINKPVMPRVTFILLFSLYISVFLNFAYYRQAYSLIEMNGLSNILFFLSMPIVAFSVINIVVTLASFLWLDRVTIALFVIVSATAQYFIQHYGIILDRSMITNMVDTTPAESMALLTPKMIAVIFCTGIFMAALAFWPTFKKSVPVWKGVIQRAVSLVISVALIAVIAMLFYKDYASLFRNNHELVKSLSPSNFIAASLSYYNHRERANLPLVKMGEDAHQLPSVLNGPKKNLTILVVGETSRAANFSLGGYQRPTNPLLAEDDVVYFPDVSSCGTSTAVSVPCMFSNMPRRHYDDALASHQEGLLDIIQRAGLSVLWHENDAGCKGACDRVPNQDMTALNLPGMCIKGECYDEVLFHGLEEYINQLQGNGVIVLHTIGSHGPTYNHRYPPEFGKFKPTCETNQIQECSQDQLINTYDNTILYADYIVDKAIELLKAHQDKFTTSLVYLSDHGESLGEKGVYLHGLPYAIAPEAQTHVPLLIWLSPDYQQRYAVDYACLSHQATTQKYSQDNLFSTMLGITGVQTREYVASDDILATCRNKPGQK from the coding sequence ATGCCTCGATTCAGAATTAATAAGCCTGTAATGCCCCGCGTGACCTTTATCCTGTTATTTTCACTCTATATTTCAGTTTTTCTCAATTTCGCCTATTACCGGCAGGCTTATTCGCTCATAGAGATGAACGGGCTGAGTAATATTCTTTTTTTCCTCTCCATGCCCATTGTCGCTTTCAGCGTCATTAATATTGTGGTGACGCTTGCCTCTTTTTTGTGGCTGGACAGAGTCACCATAGCGCTGTTTGTCATTGTTTCCGCGACAGCGCAGTACTTTATTCAGCACTATGGCATCATCCTTGATCGTTCGATGATCACGAATATGGTGGATACGACGCCTGCAGAAAGCATGGCACTGCTCACACCAAAGATGATTGCGGTAATATTTTGCACGGGCATTTTCATGGCTGCACTGGCCTTCTGGCCCACGTTTAAAAAGTCGGTTCCGGTGTGGAAAGGGGTGATTCAGCGCGCGGTAAGTCTGGTAATTTCCGTGGCGCTGATAGCCGTAATAGCCATGTTGTTTTATAAAGATTACGCCTCCCTGTTTCGTAATAATCACGAACTGGTGAAATCCCTGAGTCCGTCTAATTTCATTGCCGCCTCGCTCTCTTACTATAATCACCGCGAACGGGCTAATCTTCCGCTGGTGAAAATGGGTGAAGATGCGCATCAGCTCCCCAGCGTGCTGAACGGCCCTAAAAAGAACCTGACGATTCTGGTAGTGGGTGAAACGTCTCGTGCTGCCAATTTTTCTCTGGGCGGTTATCAACGACCGACCAATCCTTTACTGGCCGAAGATGATGTCGTCTATTTTCCTGACGTCTCCTCCTGTGGCACTTCCACGGCGGTCTCCGTTCCCTGCATGTTTTCGAATATGCCGCGCAGGCATTACGATGATGCTCTGGCCAGCCATCAGGAAGGACTGCTGGATATTATTCAGCGGGCAGGTCTGAGCGTTCTGTGGCATGAGAACGATGCGGGATGCAAAGGGGCCTGCGATCGGGTGCCTAATCAGGATATGACCGCCCTGAATCTTCCGGGAATGTGTATTAAAGGCGAGTGCTATGATGAGGTGCTTTTCCATGGACTGGAAGAATATATAAACCAGCTTCAGGGCAATGGCGTGATCGTACTGCATACGATTGGCAGTCATGGCCCGACCTACAATCACCGTTATCCTCCGGAATTCGGCAAATTCAAACCCACTTGTGAAACCAATCAGATTCAGGAGTGTTCGCAGGACCAGCTGATTAATACCTATGACAATACCATCCTGTATGCGGACTATATCGTCGATAAAGCGATTGAATTACTGAAGGCCCATCAGGATAAATTTACGACCAGCCTGGTTTATCTGTCAGATCACGGTGAGTCACTGGGCGAGAAAGGTGTCTATCTGCATGGTCTGCCCTATGCTATTGCGCCTGAAGCCCAGACCCATGTGCCGCTGCTAATCTGGCTGTCACCCGACTATCAGCAGCGTTATGCCGTGGACTACGCCTGCCTGAGCCATCAGGCGACTACGCAAAAATATTCTCAGGACAATCTGTTTTCAACCATGCTGGGCATTACCGGCGTTCAGACCCGGGAATATGTTGCATCGGACGATATACTTGCGACATGCAGGAATAAACCCGGCCAAAAATAA
- a CDS encoding RidA family protein, which translates to MITSEPIFPANRHALYQQHGYSAAIRSGDLLFVSGQVGSRADGTPEPDFATQVELAFENLAATLAAAGCTFDDLIDVTTFHTDPENQFETIMQVKQRIFPQPPYPNWTAVGVTWLAGFDFEIKVIARIPEQSGQ; encoded by the coding sequence ATGATCACAAGCGAACCCATTTTTCCTGCCAATCGTCATGCGCTTTATCAGCAGCATGGCTATTCCGCCGCTATCCGATCTGGCGATCTCCTGTTTGTCTCGGGTCAGGTGGGCAGCCGCGCCGACGGCACGCCAGAACCCGATTTTGCTACTCAGGTTGAACTGGCGTTTGAAAATCTGGCGGCCACGCTGGCTGCAGCAGGCTGTACCTTTGACGACCTGATCGATGTCACCACGTTCCACACCGATCCGGAGAATCAGTTTGAAACCATCATGCAGGTGAAGCAGCGAATTTTCCCGCAGCCGCCTTATCCTAACTGGACAGCGGTGGGGGTGACCTGGCTGGCCGGTTTTGATTTTGAGATCAAGGTGATTGCCCGCATTCCGGAACAGTCAGGTCAGTAA
- a CDS encoding enhanced serine sensitivity protein SseB C-terminal domain-containing protein translates to MSDEKEIKLETALKLAADHPAERPEFYRIVLDSSLYVLGTSGRQAGEGEVELQAGENISIQHWEKPDGTPVIPVFSSLATLQRAISQESEYMKLPARAFFEMTRGEGVFLNPRSDYGKEFVPEEIETMLAEGTGRLPQTRVVEKETQVLVGVPAVTPDRMLKALSAWFAKCPGVSRAFMVLMHDPSVDDKPHYLVGVEMSGDVEEVMRGAGLVAADTSPDGQAVDLMRLGQNDNGLDAHIRSQFTPFYVRNMKQKIMSMFGR, encoded by the coding sequence ATGTCTGACGAAAAGGAAATCAAACTGGAGACCGCTTTAAAGCTGGCGGCCGATCATCCAGCAGAACGACCTGAGTTTTACCGGATAGTGTTAGATTCTTCTCTCTACGTCCTGGGGACGTCCGGACGGCAAGCGGGTGAGGGTGAGGTCGAACTCCAGGCGGGTGAAAATATCTCGATTCAGCACTGGGAAAAACCGGATGGAACGCCTGTCATTCCGGTATTCAGCTCGCTTGCCACCCTGCAGCGCGCCATAAGCCAGGAAAGTGAATACATGAAGTTGCCTGCAAGAGCCTTTTTTGAAATGACGCGGGGGGAGGGGGTGTTTCTGAATCCCAGGTCAGATTACGGAAAGGAGTTTGTGCCGGAAGAAATAGAAACCATGCTGGCAGAGGGAACGGGTCGCCTGCCGCAGACCAGGGTGGTTGAGAAAGAAACACAGGTTTTAGTGGGCGTACCTGCCGTTACGCCGGACAGGATGCTGAAAGCGTTGTCTGCCTGGTTTGCAAAATGTCCCGGTGTCAGCCGTGCATTCATGGTGTTAATGCACGACCCGTCAGTTGATGATAAACCGCATTATCTGGTGGGTGTGGAAATGAGCGGTGATGTGGAAGAGGTGATGCGGGGTGCGGGTCTGGTCGCAGCGGATACCTCTCCGGATGGGCAGGCGGTGGATCTCATGCGCCTTGGCCAGAACGACAACGGACTGGATGCGCATATCAGATCGCAGTTCACGCCATTCTACGTCCGGAATATGAAGCAAAAGATAATGAGTATGTTTGGCCGCTGA
- a CDS encoding TetR/AcrR family transcriptional regulator, translating to MSLNAREAILAAAKSAAQNHGYNGINFRSIADEVGIKNASIYYHFASKASLGAAVANRYWQDTVQNLKTIREQSASPDEALQRYPQIFRMSLEDANRLCLSSFMAAEYDDLPEEVKQEVQCFVEANVEWLTEVLGEKDPDNREKNARRALAIYTAVAGAQLIARTRQELTVFDSLIATYQESGLIPLSQ from the coding sequence ATGAGCCTGAACGCACGTGAAGCTATCCTGGCCGCAGCAAAGAGTGCTGCTCAGAATCATGGCTATAACGGAATTAACTTTCGCAGCATCGCGGATGAGGTGGGGATTAAGAATGCCAGTATTTATTATCACTTCGCCAGCAAAGCCAGCCTGGGGGCGGCTGTCGCCAATCGATACTGGCAGGATACGGTGCAGAATTTAAAGACTATCCGCGAGCAAAGTGCCTCACCGGATGAGGCGCTGCAGCGCTATCCGCAGATTTTCCGTATGTCGCTTGAAGACGCCAACCGGCTCTGTCTTTCCAGCTTTATGGCAGCGGAATATGACGATCTGCCGGAGGAAGTGAAGCAGGAGGTGCAGTGTTTCGTTGAGGCGAACGTTGAGTGGCTGACTGAAGTCCTTGGCGAAAAAGACCCTGATAACAGAGAGAAAAATGCCCGGCGCGCGCTGGCAATTTACACTGCGGTTGCTGGCGCGCAGTTAATTGCCCGCACACGCCAGGAGTTAACCGTTTTTGATAGCCTGATTGCGACCTATCAGGAGTCAGGCCTGATTCCGCTGTCGCAGTGA
- a CDS encoding anti-virulence regulator CigR family protein, which yields MLKSRALKAAFAVVLSVTVLAAPVYANPGNGNGGGGQGNNGKSGEHGNKGHGNAGPKDKHGNRKNAGRPDNVGSDINFSFARNLAVNNGLVGYQSLPPGIAKKVARGKPLPPGIAKKSLPPSMLDQLPYYPGYEWRAVGDDLVLIALSTAVVTAVINGVFD from the coding sequence ATGCTCAAATCTCGCGCTTTAAAAGCCGCATTTGCGGTAGTTTTATCCGTTACTGTGCTTGCTGCGCCAGTTTATGCCAATCCGGGCAACGGAAACGGGGGTGGCGGTCAGGGTAATAATGGCAAAAGCGGAGAACATGGAAACAAAGGCCATGGTAATGCGGGTCCGAAAGATAAACACGGAAATCGTAAGAACGCCGGACGACCCGATAATGTCGGATCAGATATCAACTTCTCTTTTGCACGTAATCTTGCCGTTAATAATGGCCTTGTCGGCTATCAGTCTCTGCCGCCAGGCATCGCTAAAAAAGTGGCGCGTGGTAAACCTTTGCCTCCGGGTATCGCCAAAAAAAGTTTGCCGCCATCAATGCTGGACCAGCTGCCCTATTATCCTGGCTATGAGTGGCGAGCCGTCGGTGATGATCTGGTACTGATAGCGCTAAGTACCGCTGTCGTAACCGCCGTCATCAATGGGGTTTTCGACTAA
- a CDS encoding DUF4142 domain-containing protein, translated as MKNNKIYKGLLALSTVVALFSTASVLAETQTSAPQGGNAPQTVKNNKLSAGDEKALKDMAQANINEIAAARIALNKTQNAEVKTFAQKMVDDHSSALTKVQAVAEQKEVTLPTAPDTKHKAMADKLEKQSGTAFDKMYMENAGVMDHKMVLSTLKSDATKIKDPDVKALADAHTPVVEQHLKTARHMSM; from the coding sequence ATGAAAAACAATAAAATCTATAAAGGGCTGCTGGCTCTATCCACCGTCGTCGCTCTGTTCAGCACTGCCAGCGTACTGGCTGAGACGCAGACAAGCGCACCGCAGGGCGGGAATGCACCGCAGACTGTGAAGAATAACAAGCTGAGCGCCGGTGATGAAAAAGCATTGAAAGATATGGCGCAGGCTAATATTAATGAAATCGCTGCCGCCAGAATTGCGCTGAATAAAACACAAAACGCGGAAGTTAAAACCTTTGCACAGAAGATGGTCGACGATCACAGCAGTGCCCTGACAAAAGTTCAGGCAGTTGCCGAGCAAAAAGAGGTGACGTTACCGACTGCGCCAGACACGAAACATAAGGCCATGGCCGATAAGCTGGAAAAGCAGAGCGGCACAGCGTTTGACAAAATGTATATGGAAAACGCCGGCGTCATGGACCATAAGATGGTGCTTTCAACGTTGAAGAGCGACGCGACGAAGATTAAGGATCCGGATGTAAAGGCGCTGGCCGACGCACATACCCCGGTTGTCGAACAGCATCTGAAAACTGCCCGGCACATGTCGATGTAA
- a CDS encoding GNAT family N-acetyltransferase, producing the protein MHLDEIPAYLLQHDRFYLTAPDLNRSEEMQRKLNEFCSFHHEFLLWSPGFHSFSSVRDNMLEAADNFLNDKEEYKFLIIDSRSDELLGCISLFIRNRAIPYFEIGYWLATDAMGKGIMPEAGRMVSKIASDFFNAKRIEIRTARRNVRSQSVALKCGFRLEAILASDRLDSAGVIDDTFIYKYSS; encoded by the coding sequence ATGCATCTTGATGAAATCCCAGCTTATTTATTGCAACACGACCGTTTTTATCTGACGGCTCCAGACCTGAATCGCTCAGAAGAAATGCAACGTAAACTCAATGAATTTTGTTCGTTTCATCATGAGTTTCTGCTCTGGTCTCCTGGCTTTCATTCGTTTTCTTCAGTCAGGGATAATATGCTGGAGGCAGCAGATAATTTCCTGAATGACAAAGAAGAGTATAAGTTTTTAATTATTGATAGCAGGTCAGATGAGCTATTAGGTTGTATAAGCCTGTTCATAAGGAATCGGGCTATTCCTTATTTCGAGATCGGCTACTGGCTTGCAACGGATGCGATGGGCAAAGGCATAATGCCAGAAGCAGGCAGGATGGTTTCAAAAATAGCCTCGGACTTTTTTAACGCTAAAAGAATCGAAATTCGTACTGCGAGGCGTAACGTGCGCAGTCAGTCTGTTGCATTAAAGTGTGGGTTCAGACTTGAAGCCATATTAGCTTCTGATCGACTGGACAGCGCGGGAGTGATTGACGATACCTTTATTTATAAATATAGCAGCTGA
- a CDS encoding dTMP kinase, protein MSRQLFISLDGPKGAGKTTLLEAITQVLRTDNKKVVRLSEKKSDPFRAESMALVNRLARHPSVDLEREICQRFAISRAWISQNVLAQQPRDSIILMDRWYPSDAAFRRMVPFAEILQLNIEHNVRTPDLHVGVVTSPEISWERAAARSRGLGSTVIHRLEEHVACTRAFEQEVASHGWFLCRNEGSIEEATMQVVAEINRVL, encoded by the coding sequence ATGAGTCGTCAGCTTTTTATCTCCCTTGATGGCCCCAAGGGCGCCGGTAAAACCACGCTGCTGGAAGCTATCACGCAAGTTTTGAGGACAGACAACAAAAAAGTGGTCCGGCTTAGCGAGAAAAAAAGCGATCCTTTCAGAGCGGAATCCATGGCGCTGGTTAACCGGCTCGCCAGACATCCCTCCGTGGATCTGGAACGGGAGATCTGTCAGCGCTTTGCTATAAGTCGTGCCTGGATTTCGCAGAACGTCCTGGCTCAACAGCCACGCGACAGCATTATTCTGATGGATCGCTGGTATCCGTCGGATGCCGCTTTTCGCCGGATGGTGCCCTTTGCTGAGATTTTGCAGCTTAACATTGAGCACAACGTGAGAACGCCAGATCTGCATGTCGGCGTCGTCACATCACCTGAGATTTCATGGGAAAGAGCCGCGGCGCGCTCGCGGGGTCTGGGAAGTACGGTGATTCACCGGCTGGAAGAACACGTTGCCTGTACCCGTGCGTTTGAGCAGGAAGTGGCCAGTCATGGCTGGTTTTTATGCCGCAATGAAGGAAGCATTGAAGAAGCCACAATGCAGGTGGTTGCTGAAATCAACAGAGTGCTTTGA
- a CDS encoding SDR family oxidoreductase, protein MRIFLTGATGFIGTAISAQLIAAGHEVVGLTRSQQGAEVLAAAGIEPFYGDIADVDSLRRGAMDSDGVIHTAFNHDFSAFIANCEMDRQAIIAMAEALSDTQRPLLITSGVGLGSSGAGIIAVENHFNYQHVNPRKASELAGIEAAEMGVNVSVIRLSQVHTPQKQGLITPLIELARQKGVSAYIDEGLNRWSAVHLSDAARLYVLALNANIPGSRYHAVAEEGITMRTIAETIGHVINVPMVSLNASDAGEHFGWLSKFVAQDMSASGAQTQQQLAWRPEGPDLISDLEKISR, encoded by the coding sequence ATGCGTATATTTCTGACAGGTGCGACAGGCTTTATTGGCACAGCGATCTCAGCACAGCTGATTGCCGCAGGACATGAGGTTGTGGGACTGACCCGGAGCCAGCAGGGAGCAGAAGTGCTGGCCGCTGCAGGCATCGAACCTTTTTACGGTGATATCGCCGACGTTGACAGCCTGCGTCGCGGCGCAATGGACAGTGACGGTGTCATCCATACCGCATTCAATCACGACTTTTCTGCGTTTATCGCAAACTGCGAAATGGATCGGCAGGCTATTATCGCAATGGCCGAAGCGCTGAGCGATACGCAGCGCCCCCTGCTTATTACGTCTGGCGTGGGTCTGGGTTCATCGGGAGCGGGAATAATCGCCGTTGAAAATCATTTCAATTATCAGCATGTCAACCCACGCAAAGCCTCAGAGCTGGCAGGGATAGAGGCCGCAGAAATGGGGGTCAATGTGTCAGTTATCCGGCTTTCGCAGGTTCATACTCCACAGAAACAGGGATTGATCACCCCACTGATTGAGCTTGCTCGTCAGAAAGGGGTATCAGCATACATCGACGAGGGGCTTAACCGCTGGTCAGCGGTACATCTGAGTGATGCGGCGCGCCTCTATGTACTGGCACTTAACGCCAACATTCCGGGCAGTCGATATCATGCCGTTGCCGAGGAAGGCATCACGATGCGCACCATCGCTGAAACTATCGGGCATGTCATTAATGTCCCGATGGTCAGCCTCAACGCCTCTGACGCTGGTGAACATTTTGGCTGGCTGAGTAAATTTGTTGCCCAGGATATGTCAGCCTCCGGTGCCCAAACGCAGCAGCAACTTGCCTGGCGTCCTGAAGGGCCGGATTTGATTTCCGATCTTGAGAAAATCAGTCGGTAA
- a CDS encoding helix-turn-helix transcriptional regulator, translating to MLPKSELSHFLRSRRARIKPDSRDVRTSDRRRTPGLRREEVAARMAISTEWYTKIEQGRVESLSDRVVSALGRALELDKVDVLHLQSLTRRKTENIIDEAIPEGVIKLVRGLAEPAYVTNARWDVLIWNSAAAELITDFSLLSDEDRNILIFMLTTPEARTLFGETWPKEAQRMLGLFHADYDRNAHNPAFPSLITRLELECQEFSEWWNEHVIAAPVSGVKCLTGRDGVKRTFSYSSFMSNDALSLKMSIYVPES from the coding sequence ATGCTGCCAAAAAGTGAATTAAGTCATTTCCTGCGCTCCCGCCGTGCCCGGATTAAGCCTGACAGTCGGGATGTTCGTACCAGTGACAGGCGTCGGACGCCGGGATTACGGCGCGAAGAGGTCGCAGCCAGAATGGCCATCAGCACGGAGTGGTACACGAAAATCGAACAGGGACGGGTGGAGTCGCTCTCAGATCGGGTTGTCAGCGCGCTGGGCCGGGCGCTGGAGCTTGATAAGGTTGATGTGCTGCATCTGCAGTCGCTGACCCGGCGGAAAACAGAGAATATCATCGACGAAGCGATCCCTGAGGGAGTAATAAAACTGGTTCGCGGATTAGCCGAGCCAGCTTACGTCACCAATGCTCGCTGGGACGTGCTGATATGGAACAGTGCGGCAGCAGAGCTGATCACAGACTTCAGCCTGTTATCCGATGAAGACAGGAACATCCTGATTTTCATGCTGACCACGCCGGAGGCGCGGACACTGTTCGGCGAGACCTGGCCTAAAGAAGCCCAAAGAATGCTGGGTCTGTTTCATGCTGACTACGACCGAAATGCGCACAACCCCGCTTTCCCGTCACTTATCACCCGGCTTGAGCTCGAGTGTCAGGAATTCAGCGAATGGTGGAACGAGCATGTCATCGCCGCACCCGTCTCCGGGGTGAAATGCCTCACAGGCAGGGATGGCGTGAAGCGAACCTTCAGTTATTCCAGCTTTATGTCGAATGATGCACTTTCGCTGAAGATGTCGATCTATGTTCCTGAAAGTTAA
- a CDS encoding TetR/AcrR family transcriptional regulator: protein MAVKRRVESMEENRAKLIAAARAAFAEKGFAAASMDELTASVGLTRGALYHNFGDKKGLLAAVVAQVDGEMAQQAKAAASGVTDEWEKLVAEGIAYIRMAMDAEVQRIVLRDGPAFLGDPAQWPSQNSCLEATRETIVKLIDSGLIKPIDADAAAHLLNSAALNAALWVGSSSDPEKALPKMIAVFTQLAGGLRQNVSP from the coding sequence ATGGCCGTAAAGCGTCGCGTAGAATCAATGGAAGAGAACCGGGCAAAACTGATCGCGGCAGCGCGCGCTGCCTTTGCCGAAAAAGGCTTTGCCGCCGCGTCAATGGATGAGCTGACGGCCAGCGTGGGCCTGACTCGCGGGGCGCTCTACCATAACTTTGGTGATAAAAAGGGGCTGCTCGCAGCGGTCGTCGCGCAGGTTGATGGCGAAATGGCGCAACAGGCTAAAGCGGCAGCGTCCGGCGTGACGGATGAGTGGGAGAAGCTGGTGGCCGAGGGCATCGCCTATATCCGCATGGCGATGGATGCCGAAGTGCAGCGTATTGTGCTGCGTGATGGCCCGGCTTTCCTGGGCGATCCCGCGCAGTGGCCCAGCCAGAACAGCTGTCTGGAAGCCACGCGCGAAACGATTGTGAAGCTGATCGACAGTGGATTGATTAAGCCGATTGACGCCGATGCCGCCGCACATCTGCTGAACAGTGCGGCGCTGAATGCCGCTCTCTGGGTCGGCTCCAGCAGCGATCCGGAAAAAGCATTGCCAAAGATGATCGCGGTGTTTACCCAGCTGGCAGGCGGCCTGCGCCAGAACGTTTCACCCTGA
- a CDS encoding zinc-binding alcohol dehydrogenase family protein: MKAAVLESFGKPLSIQDVPPPILGTGEVIVDVVAAPILSYASEVFSGARKYLLPPPVIPGCGAIGRVRETGPDAAWLKPGDWVFCDPTVRSRDNAQSPEIVLQGWSARGEGGQKIQQYHLNGSFAEQIRVPTENAVPMGDIDPAEAAAWCAITTLLVAYGGLLAMDLKAGESLLVSGATGNFGSSAVLAAIAMGARKVIAPGRNQQVLQDLSKRFGSRIETVTLSGMADRDISAMKSAAGGSVDAVLDLLPPSAQASVARNAILSVRPYGRAVLMGGVGMLGGDDLALPYPWIMRNLITIKGQWMYEPEAVDTLVGLIRSGLLDLSHYAVTEFPLSEINHAITHAAENSGPFKLTVVRP; the protein is encoded by the coding sequence ATGAAAGCAGCGGTACTCGAATCGTTCGGAAAACCACTCAGCATTCAGGATGTCCCGCCGCCGATCCTGGGCACAGGGGAGGTGATTGTGGATGTTGTTGCGGCACCGATTCTTTCCTATGCCAGTGAAGTGTTCAGTGGCGCAAGAAAATATCTTCTACCGCCGCCGGTTATTCCCGGCTGCGGAGCTATTGGACGGGTGCGCGAAACCGGCCCCGATGCAGCCTGGCTTAAGCCGGGCGACTGGGTTTTTTGCGATCCGACAGTGCGTTCGAGAGATAACGCGCAGTCGCCTGAAATCGTGTTGCAGGGCTGGAGTGCGCGGGGTGAGGGCGGGCAAAAAATACAGCAATATCATCTGAATGGCAGCTTCGCTGAGCAGATTCGCGTTCCCACTGAAAACGCGGTGCCGATGGGTGATATCGATCCGGCTGAGGCCGCAGCCTGGTGCGCCATCACTACGCTGCTGGTGGCTTATGGCGGTTTACTGGCGATGGATCTTAAAGCCGGCGAGAGCCTGCTGGTGAGTGGCGCCACGGGTAATTTCGGCAGTTCAGCCGTGCTGGCTGCCATCGCAATGGGTGCCAGGAAGGTGATCGCGCCCGGACGCAATCAACAGGTTTTGCAGGACCTCAGCAAACGATTTGGTTCGCGGATAGAAACCGTCACGCTCAGCGGCATGGCCGACAGGGATATCTCCGCGATGAAAAGTGCAGCAGGGGGTTCTGTCGATGCTGTGCTCGATCTGCTCCCGCCTTCAGCCCAGGCATCCGTGGCGCGCAACGCCATTTTGTCGGTGAGACCTTATGGTCGGGCCGTGCTGATGGGCGGCGTCGGCATGCTGGGCGGTGACGATCTGGCGCTGCCTTATCCGTGGATTATGCGCAACCTCATTACAATAAAAGGACAGTGGATGTATGAACCTGAGGCTGTTGACACGCTGGTGGGGCTTATCCGGTCAGGACTGCTGGATCTCAGCCATTACGCGGTGACGGAATTTCCACTGAGTGAGATTAATCATGCTATTACGCACGCCGCCGAAAACAGCGGCCCCTTTAAACTGACAGTGGTGCGCCCGTAA
- a CDS encoding AraC family transcriptional regulator → MDPLSQLLSLLKPESFASGGVVLTADMSVQWPAHEGVKCYAVVTGECWLSVEGITEPIRLAAGDCYLLPPGPSFRLATDLSVKTVDFQMLRAEMVSVTAEKLVEKSSCLLVGGHFFLAGRAAQMLLGGLPQIVHIRKDRDKAAMRWALERLSQEVREPEPGSGLIVQQLAFMLLIQALRLHASDNQKGNAGWLVALRDKKLSVALACMHQNPEQKWTLNTLALQAGMSRAAFAKHFGQTVGITPIEYLTQWRMLLASDRLQRSGETISGISAALGYESESAFRKAFKRVTGVPPGKVTRT, encoded by the coding sequence ATGGATCCTCTTTCTCAACTGTTGTCACTCCTTAAGCCCGAAAGCTTCGCTTCCGGCGGGGTTGTCCTCACTGCAGACATGTCAGTGCAGTGGCCGGCTCATGAAGGTGTTAAATGCTATGCCGTCGTCACGGGAGAGTGCTGGTTGTCCGTAGAGGGCATTACTGAGCCGATACGCCTTGCTGCGGGCGATTGTTATCTGTTGCCTCCCGGCCCTTCTTTCAGGCTGGCGACAGACCTGTCAGTAAAGACCGTGGATTTTCAGATGCTCCGTGCCGAAATGGTTTCAGTTACAGCCGAAAAGCTTGTCGAAAAGTCGTCGTGTCTGCTGGTCGGTGGCCATTTTTTTCTGGCAGGAAGGGCAGCACAGATGCTGTTAGGCGGACTTCCGCAAATTGTGCACATCCGGAAAGACAGAGACAAAGCGGCAATGCGCTGGGCACTTGAACGGTTGTCACAGGAAGTGCGGGAGCCTGAGCCTGGCAGCGGGCTCATCGTCCAGCAACTGGCATTTATGCTCTTGATCCAGGCGTTGCGGCTGCATGCCAGTGACAATCAGAAGGGGAATGCTGGCTGGTTAGTTGCCCTGAGAGACAAAAAGTTGAGTGTCGCGCTGGCCTGTATGCACCAGAATCCCGAACAAAAGTGGACGCTCAATACGCTGGCATTACAGGCCGGGATGTCACGCGCAGCCTTTGCAAAACACTTTGGTCAGACGGTTGGAATCACGCCTATAGAGTATCTGACGCAATGGAGGATGCTGCTCGCCAGCGACCGTCTGCAACGTTCAGGCGAGACGATTTCAGGCATTTCTGCCGCGCTGGGATATGAATCTGAAAGCGCCTTCAGAAAAGCCTTTAAGCGGGTGACTGGCGTTCCTCCGGGAAAGGTAACCCGAACGTAA